One Sediminicola sp. YIK13 DNA segment encodes these proteins:
- a CDS encoding GMC family oxidoreductase, which produces MQIIESSTVYDVIIVGSGAGGGMATKVLSEAGLKVAVVEAGPYFDPAAPEQQTQLKWPYESPRRGANTVRPFGEFDSAYGGWEIEGEPYTQKNGTKFDWFRSQMLGGRTNHWGRISLRFGERDFKHKSYDGLGDDWPIGYEDVKPYYDKVDKLIGVFGSKENIPNEPDGFFLPAPKPRLHELFYINGAKKSNIPVIPSRMSMLTKKINKDRGVCFYCGQCSRGCSVYADFSAGTCLIFPAQKNGGQIDLFVNCMVREVTTNEEGKATGVSYINKEDRKEYRLKGKIVVLAASACSSARVLLNSKSKQHPNGLGNSGDTVGRYLHDSTGASRSAFVPGLMNRKKYNEDGVGGMHVYTPWWLDNKKLDFPRGYHIEVWGGMGMPSYGFGFNPNDFNRFFNQNVGGYGNSLRADVQKYYGSVVGFGGRGESIPMKDNYCEIDPTTVDEFGIPVLRFHYKWSDFERKQAKHMNETFEELFHNMGAEPLQSRPSKEQDYGLLTPGRIIHEVGTTRMGNDPKSSVVNKYQQLHDADNVFIVDGGPFVSQADKNPTWTILALSWRTSDFIVEQLKKQNI; this is translated from the coding sequence ATGCAAATAATTGAATCATCTACTGTTTATGATGTTATCATTGTAGGCTCGGGTGCTGGAGGGGGCATGGCAACAAAAGTCTTGTCTGAAGCCGGACTTAAAGTGGCCGTGGTGGAAGCTGGACCTTATTTTGATCCTGCGGCTCCCGAGCAACAGACCCAATTAAAATGGCCTTATGAATCTCCACGCAGGGGTGCGAATACTGTGAGGCCTTTCGGGGAATTTGATAGTGCCTACGGAGGATGGGAGATAGAGGGAGAACCTTATACCCAAAAAAATGGAACAAAATTCGATTGGTTTCGATCCCAGATGCTGGGAGGGCGTACCAACCACTGGGGAAGAATTTCCTTGCGCTTTGGAGAACGGGATTTTAAACATAAAAGTTATGATGGATTAGGGGATGATTGGCCCATAGGATATGAGGATGTGAAACCTTATTACGATAAGGTAGATAAGTTGATAGGTGTTTTTGGTAGTAAGGAGAACATTCCTAACGAGCCTGATGGTTTTTTTCTGCCAGCTCCTAAACCCCGCCTGCACGAGTTGTTTTATATCAATGGTGCAAAAAAATCAAACATTCCTGTGATTCCTTCTAGGATGTCCATGCTCACCAAAAAAATTAATAAGGATAGAGGGGTTTGTTTCTATTGTGGACAATGCTCTAGGGGTTGTTCTGTATATGCCGATTTTTCCGCGGGGACCTGTTTGATTTTTCCTGCTCAAAAGAATGGAGGACAAATTGACTTGTTTGTAAATTGTATGGTCCGGGAAGTGACCACTAATGAGGAAGGAAAAGCGACGGGGGTTTCCTATATCAACAAAGAAGACAGAAAGGAATACAGGTTAAAGGGAAAAATTGTGGTGTTGGCCGCTTCTGCCTGCAGTAGTGCAAGGGTTCTGCTAAATTCGAAGAGCAAGCAGCATCCCAATGGCTTGGGCAATAGTGGGGATACCGTTGGTAGGTACCTTCACGATTCCACTGGCGCCAGTAGGTCTGCTTTTGTTCCGGGACTCATGAACCGCAAAAAATACAATGAGGATGGGGTAGGAGGCATGCATGTATACACTCCTTGGTGGCTCGATAATAAAAAGCTCGACTTCCCCCGTGGGTACCATATAGAAGTATGGGGCGGTATGGGAATGCCAAGCTATGGATTTGGGTTCAATCCAAATGACTTTAACAGGTTTTTTAATCAAAATGTAGGGGGCTATGGAAATAGTCTTCGAGCAGATGTTCAAAAGTATTACGGGTCAGTAGTAGGCTTTGGAGGCCGAGGAGAATCCATACCTATGAAGGACAATTACTGCGAAATTGATCCCACTACAGTAGATGAGTTTGGGATACCTGTACTAAGATTCCATTATAAATGGTCCGATTTTGAGCGAAAACAAGCCAAGCATATGAATGAGACCTTTGAAGAGTTGTTTCATAATATGGGTGCTGAGCCTCTACAGTCCAGACCATCAAAAGAACAAGACTATGGCTTGTTAACACCAGGAAGGATTATCCACGAAGTGGGAACTACCCGTATGGGGAATGATCCAAAATCATCTGTAGTGAACAAGTATCAACAATTGCATGACGCAGATAATGTATTCATAGTGGATGGAGGTCCCTTTGTTTCCCAGGCGGATAAAAACCCTACCTGGACCATTTTAGCCTTATCATGGCGAACTTCGGACTTTATTGTAGAACAATTGAAAAAGCAAAATATCTAA
- a CDS encoding gluconate 2-dehydrogenase subunit 3 family protein, whose protein sequence is MDRRKSIKSIFLGSVAGGLAFTGCQPGTERESEEAIAQSAEKYFGRTPEEKELIDELNAEQFFNEHEMNTIKVLCAVILPANDKFGSATDAGAPDFIEFMSKDYPPFQTPLRGGLMWLDHKCNTEFNTEFIASTPEQQKQILDTIAFPDITIPDAEQPLEIQFFSLMRNLSLTGYYTSKMGIEDLGYKGNMPNVWDGVPADVLEQHGVAYDEAWLAKCVDQSKRGDIAEWDESGNLLT, encoded by the coding sequence ATGGATAGGAGAAAAAGTATAAAATCAATCTTTCTTGGATCAGTGGCCGGTGGCTTGGCCTTTACTGGATGCCAACCAGGAACGGAGCGAGAATCAGAAGAGGCAATAGCTCAGTCCGCAGAGAAATATTTTGGACGAACACCCGAAGAAAAGGAACTCATTGACGAATTGAATGCAGAACAATTTTTTAATGAGCATGAAATGAACACCATTAAAGTGCTCTGTGCTGTGATATTACCTGCCAATGATAAATTTGGAAGTGCCACTGATGCGGGAGCCCCAGATTTTATTGAATTCATGTCCAAGGATTATCCTCCATTCCAAACCCCACTTAGAGGTGGGTTGATGTGGTTGGACCATAAATGCAATACAGAATTCAATACAGAATTTATCGCTTCTACTCCAGAACAACAAAAACAAATTCTGGATACCATAGCATTCCCGGATATTACTATCCCAGATGCGGAACAGCCCTTAGAAATCCAGTTTTTCTCATTGATGCGTAATTTAAGCCTTACTGGCTATTATACTTCAAAAATGGGGATAGAGGATCTTGGCTACAAAGGTAATATGCCCAATGTTTGGGATGGGGTGCCGGCCGATGTTCTTGAACAACATGGGGTTGCCTATGATGAGGCTTGGTTGGCGAAATGCGTTGACCAAAGTAAAAGGGGAGATATAGCAGAATGGGATGAGAGTGGAAACTTGTTGACATAA
- a CDS encoding glycoside hydrolase family 130 protein produces the protein MKMIKTTSLILLVSSLFIQCQTKAQDKWMLGFEKPPQNPIMQADSSFVFNCSMEEKLVQWQKADVFNPAAIVRNDTVFVLFRAEDNPDAILGGRTSRIGLAYSTDGIAFTKYPEPVLYPSKDDNLKYEFPGGCEDPRIVEKEDGTYVILYTSWNKDVARLSSATSKDLKTWTKHGPAFEDAHNGKFLNVWSKSGSIVTELKDGRIIAKKVNGKYLMYWGELFVNLAQSDNLVDWEPMVDDQGELIKVFEPTLGEFDSHLTEPGPPALYTENGILLLYNGKNLQGEGASSKVAPSTYCGGQVLFDKNDPTKMLDRLETPFICPDLPHETSGQYAAGTTFIEGLVYFKGKWFLYYGTADSMVGLAIKEN, from the coding sequence ATGAAAATGATAAAAACAACCTCGCTTATCCTGTTGGTAAGTTCCTTGTTCATTCAGTGTCAAACCAAAGCCCAAGACAAGTGGATGTTAGGCTTTGAAAAACCTCCACAAAATCCAATCATGCAAGCTGATTCCAGTTTTGTTTTCAATTGTTCCATGGAGGAAAAACTGGTGCAATGGCAGAAAGCCGATGTCTTTAATCCTGCAGCCATAGTAAGAAACGATACTGTTTTTGTGCTTTTCCGTGCAGAGGACAATCCTGATGCTATTTTAGGTGGCAGAACTTCTAGAATTGGTCTAGCTTATAGTACGGACGGTATAGCGTTTACGAAATATCCAGAACCTGTTCTTTATCCTTCCAAAGATGACAATTTAAAATATGAATTTCCCGGTGGATGCGAAGACCCGCGAATAGTAGAAAAGGAGGATGGCACCTATGTAATCCTCTATACCAGCTGGAACAAGGATGTAGCCAGACTTTCCAGTGCCACCTCGAAAGACTTAAAAACCTGGACCAAACACGGCCCTGCCTTTGAGGATGCCCATAATGGTAAATTTCTGAACGTTTGGAGCAAATCTGGATCTATTGTCACAGAACTGAAAGATGGTAGAATTATCGCCAAGAAGGTGAATGGGAAATATCTGATGTATTGGGGAGAACTCTTTGTCAATCTGGCACAATCGGATAACCTGGTCGACTGGGAGCCCATGGTGGATGACCAAGGGGAACTTATAAAAGTCTTTGAACCAACCCTTGGAGAATTCGATAGCCACCTTACCGAACCAGGCCCACCAGCTTTATATACAGAGAATGGTATTTTACTGTTGTACAATGGCAAAAACCTTCAAGGAGAGGGAGCTAGTTCCAAAGTAGCCCCTAGCACCTACTGTGGCGGGCAGGTTTTATTTGACAAGAATGACCCTACCAAAATGTTAGATCGTCTGGAAACACCTTTTATATGTCCCGATCTACCACATGAGACTTCTGGGCAATATGCAGCTGGTACTACTTTTATTGAAGGACTGGTCTATTTTAAAGGAAAGTGGTTCCTCTATTATGGGACAGCAGATTCCATGGTTGGTTTGGCCATAAAAGAGAATTAA
- a CDS encoding M15 family metallopeptidase: protein MIGKLRYYRIVWVVAPLILMACKDVIPKKEETIKAKQEVAVKDTVEASEPIKQTTPLKLLADTTFVRLADYSEDFYYDLRYATTNNFLKSQVYDCPECYTRVKTAKALLKANDELMEKGYKIKFFDCYRPNSVQYKMWEIVPNPQYVANPVKGSIHNKGGAVDITLATLEGRELDMGTDFDFFGKRAYHDNYDLPQEILENRKLLKETMEAHGFWSIRTEWWHYNLSSATNDKIANFKWECTN from the coding sequence ATGATAGGCAAGTTAAGGTATTATAGGATAGTCTGGGTGGTTGCTCCATTAATTTTAATGGCTTGTAAGGACGTCATCCCTAAAAAGGAGGAAACGATAAAGGCAAAGCAGGAAGTTGCGGTAAAGGATACGGTAGAGGCATCTGAACCGATCAAACAAACTACACCTTTGAAGTTGTTGGCGGATACCACCTTTGTTCGATTGGCCGATTACAGTGAGGATTTTTATTATGATTTGCGATATGCTACAACCAATAATTTTTTAAAGTCCCAGGTCTACGATTGCCCAGAGTGCTATACTAGGGTGAAAACGGCAAAAGCTTTGCTCAAAGCGAATGACGAATTGATGGAAAAGGGCTATAAAATTAAATTCTTTGACTGTTACAGACCAAATTCGGTACAATACAAAATGTGGGAAATAGTTCCCAACCCCCAATATGTAGCCAACCCGGTTAAGGGATCTATTCATAACAAGGGAGGTGCCGTGGACATCACTTTGGCCACATTGGAAGGGCGGGAATTGGATATGGGAACCGATTTTGATTTCTTTGGTAAAAGGGCCTATCATGACAATTATGATCTGCCACAAGAGATTTTGGAAAATAGAAAGCTTTTGAAAGAAACGATGGAAGCCCATGGCTTTTGGTCCATTCGTACAGAATGGTGGCATTACAACCTTTCTTCGGCCACCAACGATAAGATTGCCAATTTTAAATGGGAGTGCACTAATTAG
- a CDS encoding THUMP-like domain-containing protein, with translation MSVLLKKVTFEGVGTKELAQQIEAKKKCESKLPTWFQTNNIYYPDKLNIEQTSSETTAQYKANLVNGKSMIDLTGGYGVDDYFFSKKFEQVVHCEINVNLSEIAVYNYKIFGIKNIQCIPENGLHYLEASTQKFDWIYIDPSRRNDAKGKVFMLSDCLPDVPNNLSLLFDKASNILIKTSPLLDFTIGKNELDFVKEIHVVAVKNEVKELLWILEKDYNGEITIKTINFNTERDEKFQFDWVDEKRNISHFGPPQTYLYEPNAAVLKSGAFKTVGNIYGLKKLHEHSHLYTSDTLIGFPGRSFRIEKMIPYNKKAIQQLGIRKANVTTRNFPESVASIRKKHKLKDGGDVYLFFTTTNDGNYCVLQCSKIQDTN, from the coding sequence GTGTCAGTATTGCTAAAAAAAGTAACTTTTGAAGGGGTTGGCACCAAAGAATTGGCGCAACAGATAGAAGCCAAGAAAAAGTGTGAGTCAAAGCTTCCCACTTGGTTTCAAACCAACAATATCTACTACCCTGACAAGTTGAACATTGAACAGACATCGTCCGAAACCACAGCCCAATATAAGGCTAATCTGGTTAATGGAAAATCGATGATAGACCTCACTGGTGGGTACGGTGTGGACGACTATTTTTTTAGTAAAAAATTTGAACAGGTGGTCCATTGTGAAATCAATGTAAACCTTTCCGAAATTGCTGTTTATAATTATAAAATATTTGGGATAAAAAACATTCAATGCATACCTGAAAACGGACTTCATTATTTAGAAGCTTCGACTCAAAAATTTGATTGGATCTATATAGACCCATCTCGAAGAAATGACGCCAAGGGAAAAGTTTTTATGCTTTCCGATTGCCTTCCTGATGTACCAAACAATCTATCCCTTTTATTTGATAAAGCCTCCAATATTTTAATCAAAACCTCTCCCCTTTTAGATTTTACCATTGGCAAAAACGAACTGGATTTTGTAAAAGAAATTCATGTGGTCGCGGTTAAAAACGAGGTCAAAGAATTACTCTGGATTTTGGAAAAAGATTACAACGGAGAGATAACCATTAAGACCATCAATTTTAATACCGAGAGGGATGAGAAATTCCAGTTTGATTGGGTAGATGAAAAAAGGAATATATCCCATTTCGGCCCTCCACAAACCTATCTATACGAACCCAACGCGGCCGTATTAAAATCTGGGGCCTTCAAAACGGTTGGGAATATATACGGACTCAAAAAACTACATGAGCATTCGCATTTATATACATCCGATACCTTGATTGGATTCCCAGGTAGGTCCTTTAGGATCGAAAAAATGATTCCCTACAACAAAAAAGCCATCCAACAACTGGGAATCAGGAAGGCAAATGTTACCACTAGGAACTTTCCAGAAAGTGTTGCGAGTATTCGCAAGAAGCACAAATTAAAAGATGGAGGGGATGTTTATTTGTTCTTCACCACTACCAATGATGGTAACTATTGTGTCCTGCAATGTTCAAAAATCCAAGATACTAATTAG
- a CDS encoding AI-2E family transporter, with translation MTSNTIAYGIIRAVAIITGVLLLLYFLYTIQSVIAYLAIAAVVALIGRPIVIFLRKRLKLPNIVAVIMTMLMMVSIFAGIVALFVPLITEQSRNLSLLDIDNLQKSLDSLYWEATEYFGASPKVVNEMIEDADIERTILKDFNMGFIPNFLNSFVDVLSTVSIGLFSVLFISFFFLKDSKLFQKGILIFMPKDKEGGMVNSMDKIKNLLSRYFVGLLLQIFILFVIYTVVLLIVGIENAVVIAFLCALFNIIPYLGPIIGGSIMIILTMTSNLGADFSAVILPKTGWVFLGLVIGQLVDNFFSQPFIFSSSVKSHPLEIFLIIIIAGLLFGVVGMIIAVPGYTAIKVILKEFLADNKIVMSITKNL, from the coding sequence ATGACATCAAATACAATCGCCTACGGTATTATAAGGGCAGTTGCCATCATTACAGGAGTCCTATTATTGCTTTATTTTCTTTACACTATCCAATCTGTCATAGCGTATCTCGCGATTGCAGCGGTGGTAGCCCTGATCGGGAGGCCCATTGTTATCTTTCTTAGAAAAAGATTAAAACTACCTAATATCGTGGCCGTTATAATGACTATGTTAATGATGGTATCCATCTTTGCTGGGATAGTTGCTCTTTTTGTTCCGTTAATTACAGAACAGAGTAGAAACTTGTCCCTTTTGGATATTGACAACTTACAAAAAAGTCTCGATTCCCTATACTGGGAAGCTACTGAGTACTTTGGGGCATCACCGAAGGTGGTCAATGAAATGATAGAGGACGCCGATATTGAAAGGACCATTTTAAAAGATTTTAATATGGGATTTATTCCCAATTTCCTCAACTCATTTGTAGATGTTTTGAGCACTGTTAGTATAGGTCTTTTTTCCGTTCTATTTATCTCGTTCTTCTTTTTAAAGGACAGCAAATTATTCCAAAAAGGAATTCTAATTTTTATGCCCAAGGATAAAGAAGGAGGCATGGTCAATTCTATGGACAAAATCAAAAACTTACTGTCCAGATATTTTGTCGGACTCTTGTTACAAATATTTATCCTCTTCGTGATTTACACGGTGGTATTACTTATAGTTGGAATCGAAAATGCAGTCGTCATAGCCTTCCTCTGTGCGCTGTTCAATATCATCCCTTATTTGGGTCCGATCATAGGCGGCAGCATCATGATTATTTTGACCATGACCAGTAATTTGGGAGCTGATTTTAGCGCAGTAATTCTACCAAAAACTGGGTGGGTATTTTTAGGTCTTGTCATCGGTCAACTGGTAGATAATTTCTTTTCGCAGCCTTTCATATTTTCCAGTAGTGTGAAGTCGCACCCCCTAGAAATATTCTTGATCATAATAATTGCCGGACTCCTTTTTGGAGTTGTCGGGATGATCATTGCAGTCCCTGGCTATACTGCAATAAAGGTAATTTTAAAGGAGTTTTTGGCTGATAACAAGATTGTGATGTCCATCACTAAAAACTTATAG
- a CDS encoding DUF4159 domain-containing protein, with product MKKLAYSAIILTFFLSFNIDAQEIAVLKYNGGGDWYANPTALPNLIRFCNDKIGTQINSKAQTVEVGDINLFQYPFLHMTGHGNVYFSQEEAENLRTYLLAGGFLHIDDNYGMEPYLKKELSKVFPDKELEELGKDHPIFQVHYKFPDGLPKIHEHDGKRPQALGIFHEGRLVLLFTYESDLSDGWEDEAVHNDPSEVRLKALQMGANIISYVFKS from the coding sequence ATGAAAAAACTTGCTTATTCTGCTATAATTTTAACCTTTTTTTTGAGTTTTAACATTGATGCTCAGGAAATTGCAGTTTTAAAATACAACGGTGGCGGAGACTGGTATGCCAATCCTACAGCATTACCAAATCTCATAAGATTTTGCAACGACAAAATAGGGACTCAGATAAACTCCAAAGCACAAACCGTGGAGGTGGGCGATATCAATTTATTTCAATATCCCTTTTTACATATGACCGGACATGGGAATGTATACTTTTCCCAAGAAGAGGCAGAAAACCTCAGAACCTATTTACTTGCTGGCGGGTTTTTACATATTGATGATAATTATGGGATGGAGCCTTATTTAAAAAAAGAGCTTTCTAAAGTATTTCCAGACAAGGAATTGGAGGAATTGGGAAAGGACCACCCTATTTTCCAGGTACACTATAAATTCCCGGATGGCCTGCCTAAAATCCACGAACATGATGGCAAACGACCTCAAGCCCTTGGAATATTCCATGAAGGTCGCCTGGTACTGTTATTTACTTATGAAAGCGACCTCAGTGATGGCTGGGAGGATGAAGCCGTTCACAATGACCCTTCAGAGGTGAGGCTTAAAGCACTACAGATGGGCGCCAATATTATTTCTTACGTATTTAAAAGTTAA
- a CDS encoding 16S rRNA (uracil(1498)-N(3))-methyltransferase: MQLFYNPNLNLETEQFTFPTDESKHIVKVLRKKTGDILQITNGHGDLFQAEILFPDHKKCSAKIIEKKHYEPKDNKLHMVVAPTKLNDRFEWFLEKATEIGVDEITPLICEHSERKVIKKDRMDKVIQSAMKQSLQTYLPTLNEAMTFKEFLASSIQGDLFIAHCEEDMKIELKERMRPKSHTTILIGPEGDFSTNEIALALEKGFLPVALGQTRLRTETAAIFACTTVALIN, encoded by the coding sequence ATGCAACTTTTCTATAATCCAAACCTGAATTTAGAAACCGAACAGTTTACTTTCCCAACAGACGAAAGCAAGCATATTGTTAAGGTATTACGCAAAAAAACAGGCGACATCCTTCAGATTACCAATGGCCATGGAGATTTGTTCCAAGCAGAAATTCTGTTTCCAGATCACAAAAAATGTTCGGCCAAGATTATTGAAAAGAAACATTACGAGCCCAAAGACAACAAATTGCATATGGTAGTGGCCCCAACAAAACTCAATGACCGTTTTGAGTGGTTTTTAGAAAAGGCCACGGAAATAGGTGTTGATGAAATTACCCCTCTGATTTGTGAACATTCAGAAAGAAAGGTAATCAAAAAGGACCGGATGGATAAGGTGATCCAATCAGCCATGAAACAGTCACTTCAGACGTACTTACCAACGTTAAATGAGGCTATGACCTTTAAAGAATTTTTGGCATCCTCCATACAAGGAGATCTTTTTATAGCCCATTGTGAAGAAGATATGAAAATTGAGTTAAAAGAACGGATGAGACCAAAATCACACACCACTATTCTCATAGGTCCTGAAGGGGATTTTTCCACCAATGAAATAGCATTGGCCCTAGAAAAGGGATTCCTCCCCGTTGCCCTTGGACAAACCAGGTTACGCACCGAAACCGCAGCCATTTTTGCCTGTACCACAGTAGCCTTAATAAACTAG
- a CDS encoding TfoX/Sxy family protein, with product MAFNEDLANRIRETLKLFPEEFTEKKMFGGLSFLYQGKMTVGVIKDELMVRVISDKMNMILENPHARPMDFTNRPMKEFVFVMEEAFQTEEELLSWVELGLEHAKNKINNLK from the coding sequence ATGGCTTTCAACGAGGACTTGGCAAATAGAATAAGGGAAACCTTAAAATTGTTTCCAGAAGAGTTCACCGAAAAGAAAATGTTCGGCGGCCTTTCCTTTCTATATCAGGGAAAAATGACCGTTGGTGTTATAAAAGACGAACTAATGGTCAGGGTTATAAGTGATAAAATGAATATGATTTTAGAAAATCCACATGCCCGACCCATGGATTTCACTAACCGGCCCATGAAAGAATTTGTATTTGTCATGGAGGAGGCTTTTCAAACTGAAGAAGAGCTTCTTTCCTGGGTAGAATTGGGATTGGAGCACGCTAAAAACAAAATCAATAACTTAAAATAA
- the tsaD gene encoding tRNA (adenosine(37)-N6)-threonylcarbamoyltransferase complex transferase subunit TsaD, translated as MEHQNIFILAIESSCDDTSAAVLHNNKKLSNVVATQRIHEEYGGVVPELASRAHQQNILPVVHQALAKANIDKKQLSAIAFTRGPGLMGSLLVGTSFAKSLALGLDIPLIEVNHMQAHILAHFIDEENNPKPQFPFLALTISGGHTQIVLVKDYFDLEILGETLDDAVGEAFDKSAKILGLPYPGGPLVDKYAQMGNPKAFPFPKPKVKDLNFSFSGLKTSILYFIQNQVKENPNFIEENLHDICSSIQYTIIDILMSKLKKAAKQTGIKQIAIGGGVSANSGIREALKDAETRYGWTTYVPKFEYCTDNAAMIGIVGYLKYLEGNFSDQSITAKARYVI; from the coding sequence GTGGAACATCAAAATATATTTATTCTTGCTATAGAATCTTCCTGTGACGATACTTCAGCGGCCGTTTTACACAACAACAAGAAACTGAGCAATGTTGTTGCAACGCAGCGTATTCATGAGGAATATGGGGGTGTTGTTCCCGAACTTGCCTCCAGGGCCCACCAACAAAATATTCTTCCCGTGGTCCACCAAGCGTTGGCCAAGGCAAATATCGATAAAAAACAGTTATCAGCCATAGCTTTTACACGTGGTCCTGGACTTATGGGATCTTTATTGGTTGGCACCTCATTTGCCAAGTCGCTCGCATTGGGTTTGGACATCCCGTTAATAGAAGTTAATCATATGCAGGCCCATATATTGGCGCACTTCATAGATGAAGAAAATAACCCAAAACCACAGTTCCCTTTTTTAGCACTCACTATCAGTGGTGGACACACCCAAATAGTGTTGGTCAAGGATTATTTTGATCTCGAAATCCTGGGGGAAACCTTGGACGATGCTGTTGGAGAAGCCTTTGATAAGAGTGCCAAAATTTTAGGATTGCCATATCCTGGAGGACCATTGGTGGACAAATATGCCCAAATGGGCAATCCTAAAGCCTTTCCTTTCCCAAAACCAAAAGTCAAGGATCTCAATTTTAGTTTCAGTGGGTTAAAAACCAGTATCCTTTACTTTATACAAAATCAGGTGAAGGAAAACCCAAATTTTATTGAAGAAAACCTTCATGATATCTGTTCGTCCATACAATATACAATCATAGACATTCTGATGAGCAAACTTAAAAAGGCTGCCAAGCAAACTGGAATTAAACAAATCGCAATTGGTGGTGGGGTATCGGCAAATTCAGGAATTCGGGAAGCACTTAAAGATGCGGAAACCAGGTATGGCTGGACTACCTATGTTCCCAAATTTGAATATTGCACGGACAATGCAGCGATGATAGGGATTGTGGGATACTTAAAATATTTGGAAGGCAACTTTAGCGACCAAAGCATTACCGCTAAGGCACGGTACGTAATATAA